In Meleagris gallopavo isolate NT-WF06-2002-E0010 breed Aviagen turkey brand Nicholas breeding stock chromosome 5, Turkey_5.1, whole genome shotgun sequence, a single window of DNA contains:
- the TSSC4 gene encoding protein TSSC4, giving the protein MGDQDDGKPFLGTGAASAADYEGVQPSDTVSLSDSDSDDLGLADEAEVDTVSPEDPSVDDGDYRSGDAADPSDNTERSPVQPFHLRGMSSTFSLRSQSIFDCLEEAAKLSVPSMSEDNVVDGRFKRPLPPTTVSSNVVPESLGKPTRPVQAPRMSPAVPDYVAHPERWTKYSLDGVSESSDKTNRAVAMEFLEGLKKRGEEQSSAAQDSYTPYFNQDPSSCGAGRIVFTKPAKRSVDGLEKKILAGEGDKKHIKTGPKGKSVKTDDLREEDKVELGHLDGGSRKATEEEGCLMVENLNTEGEHGVGEKPLAEKVGFHCSKKRNRKNFRPKVDDEGEEEES; this is encoded by the coding sequence ATGGGAGACCAGGATGATGGTAAACCCTTCCTGGGCACTGgggctgccagtgctgcagaCTACGAAGGAGTTCAGCCCTCTGACACAGTGTCGCTCAGCGATTCTGATTCTGATGATTTAGGGTTAGCAGATGAAGCAGAAGTTGATACAGTATCTCCTGAGGATCCATCTGTAGATGACGGGGATTACAGATCAGGGGACGCTGCTGACCCGTCAGACAACACCGAGAGATCTCCTGTTCAGCCGTTCCATCTGAGGGGCATGAGTTCTACATTCTCTCTCCGCAGCCAGAGTATTTTTGATTGCTTGGAGGAGGCAGCCAAATTGTCTGTGCCCTCAATGTCTGAAGATAATGTTGTTGATGGGAGATTTAAACGTCCCTTACCTCCAACTACCGTGTCAAGTAATGTGGTACCAGAAAGCCTTGGAAAGCCAACCAGACCGGTGCAGGCTCCCAGAATGTCTCCAGCAGTGCCTGACTATGTGGCACACCCAGAGCGCTGGACCAAATACAGCTTAGATGGAGTGTCAGAGTCTAGTGACAAGACTAACAGGGCAGTGGCCATGGAATTTCTAGAGGGCTtgaagaaaagaggagaggaacaAAGCTCAGCTGCTCAAGATAGCTATACCCCATATTTCAACCAGGACCCTTCCAGCTGTGGAGCTGGGAGGATTGTATTCACTAAACCTGCAAAAAGGAGTGTTGATGgactagaaaagaaaatattggcAGGAGAGGGTGATAAGAAACACATCAAAACAGGTCCGAAAGGAAAATCTGTAAAGACTGATGACTTGAGGGAGGAGGATAAGGTAGAGCTGGGACACTTAGATGGTGGTAGTAGAAAAGCAACAGAGGAGGAGGGATGCCTGATGGTGGAGAACCTGAATACAGAAGGTGAGCATGGTGTGGGTGAAAAGCCATTGGCAGAAAAAGTTGGATTCCATTgcagcaagaagagaaataggaaaaatttCCGACCTAAAGTAGATGAcgaaggagaggaggaagagtcTTGA